A genomic region of Haliaeetus albicilla chromosome 8, bHalAlb1.1, whole genome shotgun sequence contains the following coding sequences:
- the SAMD13 gene encoding sterile alpha motif domain-containing protein 13, translated as MLTVDMENKENGSLDVKNSVENGRPPDPADWAVTDVVNYFRTAGFEEQANAFQEQEIDGKSLLLMTRNDVLTGLSLKLGPALKIYEYHVKPLQTQHLKNNSL; from the exons ATGCTAACTGTTGAcatggaaaacaaggaaaatggcTCTCTGGATGTCAAAAA TTCAGTAGAGAACGGGAGACCTCCGGATCCTGCTGACTGGGCTGTTACCGATGTTGTGAATTATTTCAGAACAGCTGGATTTGAAGAACAAGCCAATGCTTTTCAAGAACAG GAAATTGATGGCAAATCATTACTGTTGATGACAAGAAATGATGTACTGACTGGACTTTCATTAAAACTGGGGCCTGCGCTGAAAATCTATGAATATCACGTAAAACCTCTACAGACACAACATCTAAAGAACAACTCTTTATAG